Proteins encoded together in one Thermoanaerobaculum aquaticum window:
- the cas7e gene encoding type I-E CRISPR-associated protein Cas7/Cse4/CasC → MRLLEIHIIQTVGPNNLNRDDTGSPKDALFGGYRRARISSQAQKRAVRVAFQQQQLLNENERAVRTKRLVSALLERLSDLPQDQARLAVENALNALGFAVQEGKTEYLLFLGNQELSQLAACIRDNLEKLTVAPAKGKKKTELDGALQEALEKVLDGGKAVDLALFGRMLADRPELSVDAAAQVAHALSTHKVDREFDFYTAVDDLNPKEETGAGMMGDVEFSSATLYRYAVVNLDQLVANLQEDEELALKGALAFFEAFALTLPSGKQNTFAAHNPPLFLAFRAGKGLPRNLATAFENPLRPQDGKALSVVSVEALAREWAKFDRAFGPLNPEWKAALNLTEAEVPGIPVVEQMPQLKEKAGQALMALLGG, encoded by the coding sequence ATGAGGCTTTTGGAAATTCACATCATTCAAACGGTGGGTCCAAACAACTTAAACAGGGACGATACGGGAAGCCCCAAGGACGCACTCTTTGGGGGCTACCGGCGGGCCCGCATTTCCAGCCAAGCCCAAAAGCGCGCGGTGCGGGTGGCCTTTCAGCAGCAGCAGCTCCTCAACGAAAACGAGCGGGCGGTGCGCACCAAGCGCCTGGTAAGCGCCCTTTTGGAAAGGCTCTCCGACCTTCCCCAGGACCAGGCCCGTTTGGCGGTGGAAAACGCCCTCAACGCCCTGGGTTTTGCAGTGCAAGAAGGCAAAACCGAATACCTGCTGTTCTTGGGGAACCAAGAGCTTTCACAGCTTGCGGCCTGTATCCGCGACAACCTGGAAAAGCTGACGGTGGCTCCCGCCAAGGGGAAGAAAAAGACCGAGCTGGATGGGGCTCTTCAGGAAGCGTTAGAAAAGGTCCTGGACGGCGGCAAAGCGGTGGATTTGGCGCTCTTTGGGCGCATGCTGGCGGACCGGCCCGAACTCAGCGTGGACGCTGCCGCCCAGGTAGCCCATGCCCTTTCCACCCACAAGGTGGACCGCGAGTTTGACTTCTACACCGCCGTGGACGACCTCAACCCCAAAGAAGAAACCGGTGCGGGAATGATGGGCGACGTAGAGTTTTCCTCGGCCACCCTTTACCGCTACGCCGTGGTCAACCTGGACCAGCTCGTGGCCAACCTTCAGGAGGATGAGGAGCTGGCCCTCAAAGGGGCCCTGGCTTTCTTTGAAGCCTTTGCGCTCACTTTGCCGTCGGGCAAGCAAAACACCTTTGCCGCCCACAACCCCCCGCTGTTCCTGGCCTTCCGCGCCGGCAAGGGCTTGCCCCGCAACCTCGCTACGGCTTTTGAAAACCCCCTTCGCCCTCAGGATGGCAAGGCCCTTTCCGTGGTCTCCGTGGAGGCCCTGGCCCGGGAGTGGGCCAAGTTTGACCGGGCCTTTGGGCCCTTAAACCCCGAGTGGAAAGCTGCTTTAAACCTCACCGAGGCGGAGGTCCCCGGCATCCCAGTGGTGGAGCAAATGCCCCAGCTCAAGGAAAAAGCCGGCCAAGCTCTAATGGCGCTTTTGGGAGGCTAG
- the cas1e gene encoding type I-E CRISPR-associated endonuclease Cas1e, translated as MAPVPNARNLKELPKFRDGLSYLYVEHAFIEQEAQGIGIYDQEGLTLVPVAALGVLFLGPGTRITHAAIRALANNGCTVAWVGEGLARFYAQGLGDTRSARRLQRQALAWADPKLHLEVVLRLYRKRFREPLPSDLSLERLRGLEGVRVRTAYASWSEKTGVPWHGRSYDRRNWVASDPVNRALSAGAAYLYGLSHAAIVSSGFSPALGFIHTGKLLSFVYDVADLYKTEVLIPAAFLTAAEGNLEVERRVRTKLRDEILRARLLERMVEDLLDLFSGLGLPGEDEVEDEEPSRPGGLWDLEGEVEGGVAYGGADPGEGTEEPSG; from the coding sequence ATGGCTCCAGTCCCCAACGCCCGCAATCTCAAGGAGCTTCCCAAATTTCGCGATGGCCTGTCCTACCTTTATGTGGAGCACGCCTTTATCGAGCAGGAGGCGCAAGGCATTGGCATTTACGACCAAGAGGGCCTCACGCTGGTGCCGGTCGCGGCTTTAGGCGTGCTTTTCCTCGGGCCGGGCACCCGCATCACCCATGCCGCGATCCGCGCCTTAGCCAACAACGGATGCACAGTGGCTTGGGTGGGCGAAGGGCTGGCGCGCTTTTACGCTCAAGGTCTCGGGGATACGCGTAGTGCTCGCCGGCTTCAGCGGCAAGCCCTGGCCTGGGCGGACCCGAAGTTACATTTGGAGGTGGTTTTACGCCTTTATCGCAAGCGTTTTCGAGAACCTTTGCCCAGCGATCTTTCCCTCGAGCGGCTGCGTGGCCTGGAAGGCGTGCGGGTGCGCACCGCTTACGCCAGCTGGAGCGAGAAAACAGGGGTCCCGTGGCACGGCCGCAGCTACGACCGCCGCAACTGGGTCGCCTCTGACCCCGTGAACCGGGCGCTCTCTGCGGGTGCCGCCTACCTCTACGGCTTGTCACATGCGGCCATTGTTTCCAGCGGTTTTAGCCCGGCCCTGGGCTTTATCCATACCGGAAAGCTCCTTTCGTTCGTTTACGACGTAGCCGACCTTTACAAGACCGAGGTTTTGATTCCCGCCGCTTTTCTTACGGCAGCAGAGGGCAACCTCGAGGTTGAGCGAAGGGTACGGACCAAGCTCAGAGACGAAATCCTCCGCGCCAGGCTTCTGGAGCGCATGGTGGAAGACCTTTTGGATCTCTTTTCCGGGCTCGGGCTTCCCGGGGAAGACGAGGTGGAGGACGAAGAACCAAGCCGGCCCGGGGGGCTTTGGGACCTGGAGGGCGAAGTGGAAGGCGGTGTGGCTTATGGTGGTGCTGATCCTGGAGAGGGTACCGAAGAGCCTTCGGGGTGA
- the casA gene encoding type I-E CRISPR-associated protein Cse1/CasA encodes MPKFNLLDEPWIPVFKDGKVTEVGLAAALLEAHTIERIEVASPLEEAALHRLLLAVLYRALPPVQDVYAAMDVLEKGEFDRGAIAAYLDRYHDRFYLFHERHPFWQIADLPQDEALPWSKLLPELSSGNNPTLFDHTTDENPPVASYAQAARALLVHQNFAPGGLLRRLGVGSAKDAPLARPAAFLPVGQNLFQTLVLNLVPDDCREPPIWETPPLTTRDVTGYATKWPLQGSARVFTWPSRGVLLLDSGGGVRWIAYGPGVEPLDVLWRDPMAAYRQDPKGNVLPLRLSTEKSFWRDFGALLPAAGGQWPGSLQWASSITDRGESSYTLRVLGQVSDQAKLLDIRREVYPLPQGLFSAEAQIILQRGLELAENLGKRLGTVSWHVAQALLGSKEKDQLQNFAASLPLRRLYWSELDLEFPSFLLRLRQGGALGFWREQLRTAAVRAWEETRRFLGTEGRHLKALGAGERAFAGALAVLKEREVNT; translated from the coding sequence TTGCCGAAGTTCAACCTGCTGGATGAGCCCTGGATCCCTGTTTTCAAAGACGGAAAGGTGACAGAAGTCGGTTTGGCAGCGGCGCTTCTTGAGGCCCACACCATCGAGCGCATAGAGGTCGCTTCGCCATTGGAGGAGGCGGCCCTTCACCGCTTGCTTTTGGCAGTGCTATACCGGGCTCTCCCTCCCGTTCAAGACGTCTATGCCGCCATGGATGTGCTGGAAAAGGGGGAGTTCGACCGGGGTGCCATTGCCGCCTACCTGGACCGCTACCACGACCGCTTTTACCTTTTTCACGAACGCCATCCCTTTTGGCAAATTGCCGATTTGCCCCAAGACGAGGCGCTGCCCTGGTCCAAGCTGTTGCCTGAGCTCAGCAGTGGCAACAACCCTACGCTTTTTGACCACACCACCGATGAAAACCCTCCGGTAGCGTCCTACGCCCAAGCTGCCCGGGCGCTCTTGGTGCATCAAAATTTTGCTCCCGGTGGCCTCCTGAGAAGGCTGGGGGTGGGGTCAGCGAAAGATGCACCCCTGGCCCGTCCGGCCGCCTTTCTGCCGGTTGGGCAAAACCTCTTTCAGACTCTGGTGCTGAACCTGGTGCCGGACGATTGCAGGGAACCCCCCATTTGGGAAACTCCCCCGCTCACCACCAGGGACGTCACCGGTTACGCCACCAAGTGGCCTTTGCAGGGCAGCGCCAGGGTTTTTACCTGGCCCAGCCGAGGGGTGCTGCTTTTGGACTCCGGCGGCGGCGTCCGGTGGATTGCTTACGGCCCGGGGGTGGAACCTTTAGACGTTTTATGGCGCGACCCCATGGCCGCCTACCGCCAGGACCCAAAGGGAAACGTCTTACCCCTGCGGCTCAGCACCGAGAAAAGCTTCTGGCGAGACTTTGGCGCCCTGCTCCCCGCCGCCGGTGGCCAATGGCCCGGCTCGTTGCAATGGGCTTCCAGTATTACCGATCGCGGGGAGAGCTCGTACACGCTGCGGGTTTTGGGGCAGGTTTCCGACCAGGCGAAGCTGCTCGATATCCGCCGAGAGGTCTACCCCCTACCCCAGGGGCTTTTTTCCGCCGAAGCGCAAATCATCTTGCAGAGAGGGCTGGAGCTCGCTGAAAACCTCGGCAAGCGCCTGGGAACCGTCAGCTGGCATGTCGCCCAAGCGCTCCTGGGCAGCAAAGAAAAAGACCAGCTTCAGAACTTTGCCGCCTCGTTGCCGCTTCGGAGGCTTTACTGGTCCGAGCTCGACCTAGAGTTCCCAAGCTTCCTTTTGCGCCTTCGCCAGGGAGGGGCGCTGGGGTTTTGGCGGGAACAGCTCAGGACAGCAGCGGTGCGTGCATGGGAAGAAACCCGTCGTTTTCTCGGCACGGAAGGAAGGCATCTCAAGGCCCTCGGCGCCGGTGAACGGGCTTTCGCCGGAGCGCTTGCCGTGCTCAAGGAAAGGGAGGTGAACACGTGA
- the casB gene encoding type I-E CRISPR-associated protein Cse2/CasB, giving the protein MNGKRFVEWLESLKGQKAWTPARAALRRSLSFGPGAYPPAMPYVEPFVQRAGEEGWRREAYYLVAGLYALKDGAHQQGRTLSQALWEAQQSRGSESLEKRFLALLDADRDQIAFRLRQAVNLVDGGLDFAELLDALTLWFHRQRPVQVRWAKEFYGLHRESEQQEKEEVTS; this is encoded by the coding sequence GTGAACGGCAAAAGGTTCGTGGAGTGGCTGGAGTCCTTGAAAGGCCAGAAGGCTTGGACGCCAGCACGAGCGGCCCTCAGGAGGAGCTTATCGTTTGGCCCCGGGGCTTACCCCCCTGCCATGCCCTACGTGGAGCCGTTCGTGCAACGCGCGGGGGAGGAGGGCTGGAGGCGGGAGGCGTACTACCTGGTGGCGGGGCTGTACGCCCTGAAGGACGGGGCCCATCAGCAGGGTCGCACGTTGTCCCAAGCCCTCTGGGAGGCACAACAAAGCCGCGGTTCGGAAAGCCTGGAAAAGCGTTTCCTGGCCCTGCTCGACGCCGATCGTGACCAAATTGCCTTTCGCCTGCGCCAGGCCGTGAACTTGGTGGATGGGGGCCTGGATTTTGCCGAGCTCCTCGACGCCCTTACCCTTTGGTTTCACCGCCAAAGGCCGGTGCAGGTCCGCTGGGCCAAGGAGTTTTACGGGCTGCACAGAGAAAGCGAGCAACAGGAAAAGGAGGAGGTGACATCATGA
- the cas2e gene encoding type I-E CRISPR-associated endoribonuclease Cas2e, which translates to MVVLILERVPKSLRGELTRWLLELDTGVFVGRVSALVRELLWEKVVEKAGGGRCAMAWGTNNEQGFALRLHGYVDRVPRDFDGLVLVAVRNSEAIRKKEKLQRLAQRSRSGGGG; encoded by the coding sequence ATGGTGGTGCTGATCCTGGAGAGGGTACCGAAGAGCCTTCGGGGTGAACTCACCCGCTGGCTCCTGGAACTGGATACCGGTGTGTTCGTGGGGCGGGTGAGTGCCTTGGTGCGGGAGCTTCTTTGGGAGAAGGTTGTGGAGAAAGCAGGGGGCGGCCGCTGCGCGATGGCTTGGGGTACCAACAACGAACAGGGCTTTGCCCTTCGGCTCCACGGCTATGTGGACAGGGTTCCCCGTGACTTTGATGGTCTGGTGCTTGTGGCCGTGCGCAACTCCGAAGCGATAAGAAAAAAGGAGAAGCTTCAGCGGCTTGCCCAACGCTCCCGTTCCGGTGGTGGAGGGTGA
- the cas6e gene encoding type I-E CRISPR-associated protein Cas6/Cse3/CasE gives MWISKLALDLRSPTARRDLASPYEMHRTLCRAVSQPLKQGQERLLWRLEPTRSTEPPVVLVQTLTQPDWSVLEEGYARVYPPKPFLPLFREGQVLRFRLRANPSKRARDKGKRVALASREEKLAWLARKLADGGFRLMAGDGAYLAHIRQDTFLETRKSGHLIQVQAVLFEGALQVVDPEKALKTLQTGIGPGKGLGLGLLSLCP, from the coding sequence ATGTGGATTAGCAAGCTGGCGCTGGACTTACGCTCCCCCACCGCGCGAAGAGACCTGGCGAGCCCTTACGAAATGCACCGCACCCTTTGCCGAGCGGTTTCCCAACCGCTCAAGCAAGGGCAGGAGCGGCTTTTATGGCGGCTCGAGCCCACCCGCAGCACCGAGCCACCGGTGGTCTTGGTGCAAACCCTCACCCAGCCGGATTGGAGCGTCCTGGAAGAAGGCTACGCCCGGGTCTATCCGCCAAAGCCTTTCCTTCCGCTGTTCCGCGAAGGGCAGGTGTTGCGCTTCCGCTTACGGGCCAACCCCAGCAAGCGGGCCCGCGACAAGGGCAAGCGGGTGGCGCTGGCAAGCCGCGAGGAAAAGCTCGCCTGGTTGGCGCGCAAGCTGGCGGACGGAGGTTTCCGGCTGATGGCGGGTGACGGGGCCTACCTGGCCCACATTCGCCAGGACACCTTTTTAGAAACGCGCAAATCCGGGCACCTGATCCAGGTCCAGGCTGTGCTCTTTGAAGGCGCCCTTCAAGTGGTGGACCCGGAAAAAGCCCTGAAAACCCTGCAAACCGGCATTGGCCCGGGCAAGGGCCTGGGCCTGGGCTTGCTCTCGCTGTGCCCCTAG
- the cas5e gene encoding type I-E CRISPR-associated protein Cas5/CasD, with product MPTLLLRLQGPMQSWGTRSRFDHRDTWPYPTKSGVLGLLAAALGRDRQEDISDLASLRMGVRVDRRGVLQVDYQTAREILAASLKAKVNVQSWRYYLADAAFLVALEGPASLLAEAHRALLNPRFVLYLGRKGYVPSPPPYLEDGLREEPLEEALRHYPYLLPETPKEPLLLVIESQEGRLVYDQPLAPFAQRRFGVRYVQEVVLPQDSVKVLAAKSMEENHVD from the coding sequence ATGCCCACGCTGCTTTTACGGCTGCAGGGGCCAATGCAGTCCTGGGGGACCCGAAGCCGTTTTGACCACCGCGACACCTGGCCTTACCCCACCAAAAGCGGGGTCCTGGGCCTGTTAGCCGCAGCGCTGGGCCGGGACCGCCAGGAGGACATTTCGGACCTGGCTTCCCTGCGCATGGGCGTGCGGGTGGACCGCAGGGGGGTCCTGCAGGTGGACTACCAAACAGCCCGGGAGATCCTCGCGGCAAGCCTGAAGGCAAAGGTCAACGTTCAAAGTTGGCGCTACTACCTTGCCGACGCCGCTTTCCTGGTGGCGCTGGAGGGCCCTGCTTCGCTTCTCGCGGAAGCCCACCGGGCCCTCCTCAACCCCCGCTTCGTGCTGTACCTGGGCCGCAAAGGGTATGTGCCCAGCCCTCCCCCTTACCTGGAGGACGGCCTGCGGGAGGAACCGTTGGAGGAAGCCCTGCGCCACTACCCCTACCTCCTTCCCGAAACACCGAAAGAGCCGCTGCTCCTGGTCATCGAGAGCCAGGAAGGGCGCCTGGTTTACGACCAGCCTTTGGCCCCCTTCGCCCAACGCCGGTTTGGGGTCCGTTACGTTCAAGAGGTGGTGCTCCCCCAGGACTCCGTCAAGGTGTTGGCCGCGAAAAGCATGGAGGAAAACCATGTGGATTAG